One genomic segment of Cystobacter fuscus DSM 2262 includes these proteins:
- a CDS encoding AAA family ATPase: MPLGTPVLQGYTVTETIREGASTVVFRALREQDGRPVILKMPSTEHPALRDLERLRSEYELGMRVGGAAAVKPYSLERSRDRLVLILEDFGGQPLAHFLGAPMEPGRFLELATRITRALAELHRHGVAHRDIKPGNILVHPETGEVKLTDLGRASLLPREYQGLQNPRLIEGSLPYLSPEQTGRMARAVDYRSDLYSLGVTFFEMLTGTLPFHAEDLLGWIHCHIARPPPSPSDIIPAVAEVLSQIVLKLMSKMAEERYQSALGLKFDLERCLEQWKAHGCLVPFPLGAHDVSERFQIPQKLYGREEEVAALLDAFERVVSRGAPELMLVSGCPGIGKSSLVRELYGPLVKVRGSFLSGKFDQFKRDAPYATLSQAFRELVQQLLTEDEERIADWRRRLQSAVGLDGQLLVDVVPQIELIIGRQPPVQQLPLLEARHRFHRIFQKFLGVFTRSEHPLALFLDDLQWADAASLQLLKHLITHPGTRHLLVIGAYRDNEVSPSHPLMLTLSEIRETGAVVNELVLSPLSLEHLNLLVADTLHQEPSHTYPLTRLIQEKTQGNPFFVTQFLTMLYQEGLVELERAAAAWRWDIDRIRAKSYTDNVVELMLARLKRLPVTTQNVLMLAASSGDRIEARLLAVIRGQAEEGIHREMWEAVREGLMLRMGDSYRFLHDRVQQAAYSLIPEDQRSAAHLRNGRLLLAHLPSAEIEERIFDVVNQLDRGVSGVVSPEEKERLAGLNLLAGRKAKASTAYRSALKYLSAGVTLLSGRCWEEQYALAYALHEELAECEFLSGGTEEAERLLTGVIERARTRADKATVYRVLIELHVTKAENARAVDIALECLALFGLRLSPHPDWSEVEAEYEQVWANLGGRRIEDLLGLPLTTDPEVQTTMRVLSSVFAPAYFTDHNLYYLHLCHMVNISLHHGTTDATPHGYAHFGLMLGSAFHRYQDGYRFGRLARDLVDTHHFLAYKAKVNLAMAIISHWSRPLREDLGYLQIAFQAATETGDISIACYCCENFIAAELSQGVPLSEVYRETEERLDYVRKARFQDLDETIVNIQCFIQNMRGLAQGFSTFTDESFNQEEFEVRRTENRLSMRTCLYHILKLQACFMSGDDEEALVAASRAKKFLWAVLGLIQVHDYHFYAALTLAASHDKAPPDERARCLETLATHQRQLQEWAENCPENFSNTHALVSAEIARLLGRDLEAMRLYEEAIRSARDNGFIQNEGLSYELAARFYLQRGYEDFAHTYLRKARACYESWGADGKVRQLDERYPDLLGRPALPITATVVARPEQLDLLSVMKASQAISGEIVLERLLETLMRVLLEQAGAQRGLLMLRRGEDLSISAEARLDTEEVVVRLFPPEPSAQAPPQAVINYVKRTRERVILGDSSTPGLFGADGSGASRLPRSALCLPILRQGELVALLYLENNLASNAFSADRMATLDLLAAQAAISLENARLYSDVQEESRERERAEAAASERAAALARSEQALHAERQLLQSILTNMGEGVVVADEHGQFVLFNPAAEQVLGIGVTDTPLGQWSEHYGFYLHDQVTLHPSAELPLARAIRGEAVDRVELFMRHPSKPEGTWLLVSARPLKDDQGTLRGGVAVVSDVTDIKEAEETLRRSQHQLQSIIDNTPALVSIKDTQGRFLLVNRRFESLLGVKAEQLIGKSDDEVFPKEQAEQFRAHDLDVLEAGRPLEWEEVVLQGDGPHTYLSVKFPLADAAETPHALCGISTDITERKRMEVAERFLAEASRELVASLDYETTFQRIAGLAVPQLAELCIVFALHESGQRRPMAVADVLPARAERVREFLHHHPLDANASTGPHQVICSGQPEAFPGRPGLLGQPIPEEARWNALKALEGKPSICVPLWARGRCLGVLSLLSTRSSRVHGPADLALAEELGRRAAFAIDNALLYRKAQESIRVRDEFLSIASHELKTPLTSMKLRARQVELALAHQPLEPRLGCKVSSMLATFSDQMKRLGQLVDQLLDVSRINTGRLELHVEETDLAAVAREVAERLAEQVENAGCTLELELELPVVGEWDRLRLEQVVMNLLTNAMKYGAHGPIRMKVWSEEDKALLRVEDRGLGIPKEDQTRIFEVFERAASHNYGGFGLGLFIARQIVLAHAGRIWLESEPGVGTTFFVEFPRRASGSRQRPLPKAAGGPEPFTRA, encoded by the coding sequence ATGCCTCTCGGTACGCCTGTCCTCCAGGGATACACCGTCACCGAAACGATCCGGGAAGGAGCCTCGACCGTCGTCTTCCGCGCGTTGCGGGAACAGGATGGGCGGCCGGTCATCCTCAAGATGCCCAGCACCGAGCACCCAGCCCTCCGAGACCTCGAGCGGCTGAGAAGTGAGTATGAACTGGGGATGCGGGTAGGGGGCGCGGCGGCGGTGAAGCCGTATTCCCTGGAGCGCAGCCGGGACCGGCTGGTCCTGATCCTGGAAGACTTTGGCGGCCAGCCCCTCGCGCACTTCCTCGGCGCCCCCATGGAACCCGGGCGCTTCCTCGAACTCGCCACCCGAATCACCCGGGCCCTCGCCGAGCTCCATCGGCATGGTGTCGCTCACAGGGACATCAAGCCCGGCAACATCCTCGTCCACCCCGAAACGGGAGAGGTGAAGCTCACGGACCTCGGAAGAGCCTCACTTCTCCCCCGAGAATACCAGGGACTGCAGAACCCCCGGCTCATCGAAGGCTCACTGCCCTACCTGTCTCCCGAGCAGACGGGACGGATGGCCCGGGCCGTCGACTATCGCAGCGACCTGTACTCGCTCGGTGTCACCTTCTTCGAGATGCTCACCGGCACCTTGCCCTTCCACGCCGAAGATCTCCTGGGCTGGATCCATTGCCACATCGCCCGGCCTCCACCGAGCCCCTCCGACATCATCCCCGCGGTTGCCGAGGTGCTCTCCCAGATCGTCCTCAAGCTGATGTCCAAGATGGCCGAGGAGCGCTACCAGAGTGCGCTCGGCCTGAAGTTCGACCTGGAGAGGTGTCTCGAGCAGTGGAAGGCGCACGGTTGCCTCGTGCCCTTTCCACTCGGTGCCCATGATGTCTCGGAGCGCTTCCAGATTCCGCAGAAGCTCTACGGACGCGAGGAGGAGGTCGCCGCGCTGTTGGACGCCTTCGAGCGGGTCGTCTCCAGGGGAGCCCCCGAGCTGATGCTCGTCTCGGGATGCCCCGGCATCGGAAAGTCCTCGCTGGTCCGCGAGCTGTACGGGCCCCTCGTGAAGGTGAGGGGGAGCTTCCTCTCGGGCAAGTTCGACCAGTTCAAACGTGACGCCCCCTACGCCACGCTCTCCCAGGCCTTCCGCGAACTCGTGCAGCAACTCCTCACCGAGGATGAAGAGCGGATCGCGGACTGGAGACGGCGGCTCCAGTCGGCCGTGGGTCTCGATGGGCAGCTCCTCGTCGACGTCGTTCCCCAGATAGAGCTCATCATCGGCAGACAGCCACCCGTCCAGCAGCTGCCGCTGCTCGAGGCGCGGCACCGCTTCCATCGGATCTTCCAGAAGTTCCTGGGAGTGTTCACCCGGAGCGAGCACCCGTTGGCCCTTTTCCTGGATGATCTCCAGTGGGCCGATGCCGCCAGTCTCCAGCTGCTCAAACACCTCATCACCCACCCGGGGACCCGGCACCTCCTGGTGATTGGCGCCTACCGGGACAACGAGGTCAGTCCCTCCCACCCCTTGATGCTGACCTTGAGCGAAATCCGCGAGACGGGGGCGGTCGTGAACGAGCTCGTCCTCTCGCCGCTCTCCCTCGAGCACCTCAATCTGCTCGTCGCCGACACCCTGCATCAGGAGCCATCTCATACCTACCCGCTGACCCGGCTCATCCAGGAGAAGACACAGGGAAACCCCTTCTTCGTCACCCAATTCCTGACGATGCTCTATCAAGAGGGTCTGGTGGAGCTGGAGCGGGCGGCGGCGGCGTGGCGGTGGGACATCGATCGGATCCGCGCCAAGAGCTATACGGACAACGTCGTCGAGCTGATGCTGGCGAGGCTGAAGCGCCTCCCGGTGACAACCCAGAACGTGCTGATGCTCGCCGCCAGTAGTGGCGACCGCATCGAGGCGCGGCTGCTCGCGGTGATTCGCGGTCAAGCAGAGGAGGGGATCCACCGGGAGATGTGGGAAGCCGTCCGGGAAGGGCTGATGCTGCGCATGGGGGATTCCTATCGATTCCTTCACGACCGGGTCCAGCAGGCGGCTTATTCGCTCATCCCCGAGGACCAACGAAGCGCGGCGCACCTGCGAAATGGCCGCCTGCTGCTGGCCCATCTCCCATCGGCGGAAATCGAAGAGAGGATCTTCGATGTGGTGAACCAGCTCGACCGCGGTGTCTCCGGAGTCGTCTCGCCCGAGGAGAAGGAGCGGCTCGCGGGGCTCAACCTCCTGGCCGGAAGAAAGGCCAAGGCTTCCACCGCCTACCGCTCCGCCCTCAAGTATCTGTCCGCCGGCGTGACGCTGCTCTCCGGGCGCTGCTGGGAAGAGCAGTACGCGCTGGCGTATGCGTTGCACGAGGAGTTGGCGGAGTGCGAGTTCTTGAGTGGTGGCACCGAAGAGGCGGAGCGGCTGCTCACCGGGGTCATCGAACGGGCCAGGACGCGGGCCGACAAGGCCACGGTCTATCGCGTCTTGATCGAACTCCATGTCACGAAAGCGGAGAACGCGAGGGCCGTCGACATTGCCCTGGAATGCCTCGCGCTCTTCGGCCTCCGCCTGTCTCCCCACCCGGACTGGAGCGAGGTCGAGGCGGAATACGAGCAGGTCTGGGCGAACCTGGGCGGCCGTCGCATCGAGGACCTCCTCGGTCTGCCCCTCACGACGGACCCCGAGGTACAGACCACCATGAGGGTGCTGTCGAGCGTGTTCGCCCCGGCCTACTTCACGGACCACAACCTGTACTACCTCCACCTCTGCCACATGGTGAATATCAGCCTTCACCATGGCACCACCGACGCCACGCCCCACGGCTACGCCCATTTCGGCCTCATGCTTGGCTCCGCCTTCCACCGCTACCAGGACGGCTACCGTTTCGGGCGGCTGGCCCGCGACCTCGTCGACACCCACCACTTCCTCGCATACAAAGCCAAGGTCAATCTCGCCATGGCGATCATCTCCCACTGGAGCCGTCCGCTCCGAGAGGATCTCGGCTATCTCCAGATAGCGTTTCAGGCAGCCACCGAGACGGGTGACATCTCCATCGCCTGTTATTGCTGCGAGAATTTCATCGCGGCGGAACTCTCCCAGGGAGTCCCTCTGAGCGAGGTCTACCGCGAGACCGAGGAGCGGCTGGACTACGTGCGCAAGGCCAGGTTCCAGGATCTCGACGAGACCATCGTCAACATTCAGTGCTTCATCCAGAACATGCGAGGACTCGCCCAGGGCTTCTCGACCTTCACGGACGAGAGCTTCAACCAGGAGGAATTCGAGGTCCGGCGGACAGAGAACCGGCTGAGCATGAGGACCTGCCTGTACCACATCCTCAAGCTCCAGGCCTGCTTCATGTCAGGCGATGACGAGGAGGCACTCGTGGCGGCGTCCCGGGCGAAGAAGTTCCTGTGGGCAGTCCTCGGACTCATCCAGGTTCACGACTACCACTTCTACGCCGCGCTCACCCTGGCCGCCTCCCATGACAAGGCTCCTCCCGATGAACGTGCGCGCTGTCTGGAGACGCTCGCCACCCACCAGCGGCAGCTCCAGGAGTGGGCGGAGAACTGTCCGGAGAACTTCTCCAACACCCATGCGCTGGTGTCGGCGGAGATCGCCCGCCTCCTTGGCCGGGACCTGGAGGCCATGCGCCTGTACGAGGAAGCGATCCGCTCGGCACGGGACAATGGCTTCATCCAGAACGAGGGCCTCTCCTACGAGCTGGCCGCCCGGTTCTATCTCCAGCGGGGATATGAGGACTTCGCCCACACCTATCTGCGCAAGGCCCGAGCCTGCTACGAGAGCTGGGGAGCCGACGGGAAGGTCCGGCAGCTCGACGAGCGCTACCCGGACCTGCTGGGGCGGCCAGCGCTCCCCATCACCGCCACGGTCGTGGCGCGCCCGGAGCAACTGGACCTGCTCTCGGTGATGAAGGCCTCGCAGGCCATCTCCGGTGAAATCGTGCTGGAGCGGCTCCTGGAGACCCTGATGCGCGTCCTGCTCGAGCAGGCGGGTGCCCAGAGGGGCTTGCTGATGCTGCGCCGGGGAGAGGACCTGTCCATCAGCGCCGAGGCGCGGCTCGACACGGAGGAGGTCGTGGTCCGGCTCTTCCCTCCGGAGCCCTCGGCCCAGGCGCCGCCCCAAGCCGTCATCAACTATGTGAAGCGGACCCGGGAGCGAGTCATCCTGGGGGACTCGTCCACCCCGGGGCTGTTCGGCGCGGATGGCTCCGGCGCTTCGAGGTTGCCTCGCTCCGCGCTGTGCCTGCCCATCTTGAGGCAGGGAGAGCTGGTGGCGCTGCTGTACCTGGAGAACAACCTGGCGAGCAATGCCTTCTCCGCGGACCGGATGGCGACGCTCGATCTGCTGGCCGCCCAGGCCGCCATCTCCCTGGAGAATGCCAGGCTCTATTCCGATGTGCAGGAGGAGAGCAGGGAGCGCGAGCGGGCGGAGGCAGCCGCCTCGGAGCGGGCAGCGGCGTTGGCCCGCTCGGAGCAGGCGCTCCACGCCGAGAGACAACTCCTCCAGTCCATCCTCACGAACATGGGAGAAGGAGTGGTGGTCGCGGACGAGCACGGACAGTTCGTGCTCTTCAACCCGGCGGCGGAACAGGTCCTGGGAATCGGTGTGACCGACACGCCCCTCGGACAATGGTCGGAGCACTACGGCTTCTACCTGCACGACCAGGTCACTCTCCATCCCTCCGCGGAGCTGCCGCTCGCCCGGGCCATCCGGGGCGAGGCCGTGGACAGGGTGGAACTCTTCATGCGCCACCCCTCGAAGCCGGAGGGGACGTGGCTGCTCGTGAGCGCCCGCCCGCTCAAGGACGACCAGGGCACCCTGCGAGGAGGGGTCGCCGTCGTCAGTGACGTGACCGACATCAAGGAGGCGGAGGAGACGCTGCGCAGAAGCCAGCACCAGCTCCAGTCGATCATCGACAACACTCCCGCGCTCGTCTCCATCAAGGACACCCAGGGACGCTTCCTCCTGGTCAACCGGCGCTTCGAGAGTCTCCTCGGGGTCAAGGCGGAACAGCTCATCGGCAAGAGCGACGACGAGGTCTTCCCCAAGGAGCAGGCGGAGCAGTTCCGCGCCCATGACCTCGATGTGCTCGAAGCGGGCAGGCCGCTGGAATGGGAGGAGGTGGTGCTCCAGGGCGATGGCCCGCATACGTACCTCTCCGTCAAGTTTCCCCTCGCGGACGCGGCCGAGACCCCCCACGCGCTCTGCGGCATCTCCACGGACATCACCGAGCGAAAGCGGATGGAAGTGGCGGAGCGTTTCCTGGCCGAGGCCAGCAGGGAGTTGGTGGCCTCGCTCGACTACGAAACCACCTTCCAGCGCATCGCCGGGCTCGCGGTGCCCCAGCTGGCGGAGCTGTGCATCGTCTTCGCGCTCCACGAGAGTGGGCAGCGCCGGCCGATGGCGGTGGCCGATGTCCTCCCAGCTCGAGCCGAGCGCGTGCGCGAATTCCTCCATCACCATCCCCTGGATGCCAACGCTTCGACCGGCCCTCACCAGGTGATCTGCTCCGGCCAGCCGGAGGCCTTCCCGGGAAGGCCCGGGCTGCTGGGGCAGCCCATTCCGGAGGAGGCGCGGTGGAACGCACTGAAGGCACTGGAGGGGAAACCCTCCATCTGCGTGCCGCTCTGGGCGAGGGGGCGCTGCCTCGGCGTGCTGTCGCTGCTCTCCACGCGGTCGAGCCGGGTCCATGGCCCGGCCGACCTGGCCCTGGCGGAGGAGCTGGGACGCCGAGCGGCCTTCGCCATCGACAATGCCCTGCTCTATCGCAAAGCCCAGGAGTCCATTCGCGTGAGGGATGAATTCCTGTCGATCGCCTCGCACGAACTCAAGACCCCCCTCACCTCCATGAAGCTGCGCGCCCGCCAGGTGGAACTCGCCCTCGCCCATCAACCCCTGGAGCCACGGCTCGGCTGCAAGGTGTCGAGCATGCTCGCCACCTTCAGTGACCAGATGAAGCGCTTGGGGCAACTGGTCGATCAACTCCTCGACGTCTCCCGTATCAATACCGGGCGGCTCGAGCTGCACGTGGAAGAGACAGACCTCGCCGCCGTCGCGCGAGAGGTCGCGGAGCGACTCGCCGAGCAGGTCGAGAATGCCGGTTGCACGCTCGAGCTGGAGCTCGAGCTACCGGTGGTTGGAGAGTGGGACAGGCTTCGCCTCGAGCAGGTCGTGATGAACCTGCTGACCAATGCCATGAAGTACGGAGCGCATGGCCCCATCCGGATGAAGGTGTGGAGCGAGGAAGACAAGGCGCTGCTGCGGGTCGAAGATCGCGGGCTCGGGATTCCCAAGGAGGACCAGACGAGGATCTTCGAGGTTTTTGAACGCGCGGCCTCGCACAACTACGGTGGGTTCGGCCTCGGGCTCTTCATCGCGCGGCAGATCGTCCTGGCACATGCCGGGCGAATCTGGCTGGAAAGCGAGCCTGGGGTGGGGACGACCTTCTTCGTCGAGTTCCCTCGAAGGGCCAGCGGGAGTCGACAAAGGCCGTTGCCGAAGGCGGCTGGTGGGCCCGAGCCGTTCACGAGAGCGTGA
- a CDS encoding RluA family pseudouridine synthase yields MTLNTGYAYREQLGARARGQSTLAYLVAAYRHSPLEVWRERLSRGEVLLDDIPATGEERLKAGQWLVWNRPPWEEKETPRDYSLVHEDEALLAVIKPGGLPTVPGGGFLVNTLLFLVRERFPEASPLHRLGRGTSGLVLFARTHDAAAKLSRAWREHEVEKRYRALSGGVATQERYDITAPIGEAVHPGMGMVPMAMPGGKASRSLARVLQRRAASTLFEVDIQTGRSQQIRIHLAFIGHPLEGDPVYAVGGVPRAEHPGLLGDVGYLLHAERLCFVHPLTGERLELHASIPSELEVR; encoded by the coding sequence ATGACACTCAACACGGGCTATGCCTACCGCGAACAGTTGGGCGCCCGGGCACGAGGACAGAGCACACTCGCCTATCTGGTCGCCGCCTACCGGCACTCCCCGCTGGAGGTGTGGCGGGAGCGGCTCTCCCGGGGCGAGGTCCTGTTGGATGACATCCCCGCGACGGGTGAGGAGCGTCTGAAAGCCGGCCAGTGGCTCGTCTGGAACCGGCCCCCCTGGGAGGAGAAGGAGACGCCGCGCGACTACTCGCTCGTGCACGAGGACGAGGCGCTCCTGGCGGTCATCAAGCCGGGCGGCCTGCCCACGGTGCCGGGTGGAGGCTTCCTGGTGAACACCCTGCTCTTCCTCGTGCGGGAGCGCTTTCCAGAGGCGAGTCCCCTGCATCGGCTGGGACGTGGGACCTCGGGCCTGGTGCTCTTCGCGCGCACGCACGACGCGGCGGCGAAGCTGTCGCGCGCCTGGCGCGAGCACGAGGTGGAGAAGCGCTACCGGGCCCTGTCGGGTGGCGTGGCCACCCAGGAGCGCTACGACATCACCGCGCCCATCGGCGAGGCGGTGCATCCGGGCATGGGCATGGTCCCCATGGCGATGCCTGGCGGGAAGGCGTCCCGAAGCCTGGCGCGCGTGCTCCAGCGGCGCGCGGCGAGCACCCTCTTCGAGGTGGACATCCAGACGGGCCGCTCCCAGCAGATCCGCATCCATCTGGCCTTCATCGGGCATCCGCTCGAGGGAGATCCCGTCTACGCGGTGGGAGGCGTGCCGCGCGCCGAGCATCCGGGACTGCTCGGGGATGTCGGCTACCTGCTGCACGCGGAGCGGCTGTGCTTCGTGCATCCGCTCACGGGCGAGCGCCTGGAACTACACGCCTCCATTCCGAGCGAACTCGAGGTGCGGTAG
- a CDS encoding phosphotransferase family protein has product MLRRLHAGPAFPVFMDGLQMIHGGVGALRGARFPIPELIETFLTRFEAVQAALRPHLTLAPCHNDLNPNNLLFDGARLWLIDWETACMGEPFLDLTTAMLWFDFPPAREELLLRAYWGAEPTAWQRARLELMRQVSRCFYAVVFLLLALQNGQQPPATLPRREELPSWSETRRALGTGTLAAQGVEYRFQLSLILARDGLEAMEQPEFARALQLLEMALPPG; this is encoded by the coding sequence ATGCTGCGCCGCCTCCATGCCGGCCCCGCGTTCCCCGTCTTCATGGATGGGCTCCAGATGATCCACGGGGGCGTGGGGGCCCTGCGCGGGGCGAGGTTCCCCATCCCCGAGCTCATCGAGACCTTCCTCACCCGATTCGAGGCCGTCCAGGCGGCGCTGCGGCCCCACCTGACGCTCGCGCCGTGCCACAACGACCTCAACCCCAACAACCTGCTCTTCGATGGCGCCCGGCTGTGGCTCATCGACTGGGAGACGGCGTGCATGGGGGAGCCGTTCCTCGACCTGACCACGGCGATGCTCTGGTTCGACTTCCCTCCCGCGCGGGAAGAGCTCCTGCTGCGCGCCTATTGGGGCGCGGAGCCCACCGCCTGGCAGCGGGCCAGGCTGGAGCTGATGCGGCAGGTGTCGCGGTGCTTCTACGCCGTCGTCTTCCTGCTGCTCGCGCTCCAGAACGGGCAGCAGCCGCCCGCCACCCTACCCCGACGCGAGGAGCTGCCTTCCTGGTCCGAGACGCGGCGCGCCCTGGGCACGGGAACCCTCGCGGCCCAGGGCGTGGAGTACCGCTTCCAGCTCAGCCTCATCCTCGCCCGGGATGGGCTCGAGGCCATGGAGCAGCCGGAGTTCGCCCGGGCGCTCCAGCTCCTGGAGATGGCTCTTCCGCCTGGCTGA
- a CDS encoding AMP-binding protein — MSEATEEARYRRISRVSLGDVVHRSALRWPEKTALVDGALEFSYTELDRRSSAFAHYLLAQGLPQGARIAMLCGNSAQMVTAFIGIYKAGLVWVPINTGLAVDAVRYILEHAGATHVVIDTEFLAKPELRAMLDALGTRIIVCVPEGQASPGRDTTAFLDTLKDQHDTPPEVDIESGQLAQLMYTSGTTGQQKGVMHSHASVHAALSGNLFELGLRPSDSALCVLPMFHCAQHAVSMSFLLAGATIVVRRAFEPGAMLATIEQRGITFLMGLPIMYAAMLAHPARPTTKLSSLRLCLYVMAPMARTLLVELIEKFCPGGFALASGQTEMYPATTLFKPEQQLKRFGSYWGDSVVTNETAIMDDEGQLLGRGEVGEIVHRGPNVMLGYYKDPEATARSRAFGWHHTGDLGMFDADGQLLFVDRKKDMIKTGGENVPSIKVEEVLLRHPAVLQVAIVGLPHPRWAEAVTGFVVLKPGASATEAEILAHCRQHLGGFEVPKSIVLLGAMPQTTTGKAQKFVLRQRYERHYAEQP, encoded by the coding sequence ATGAGTGAAGCGACTGAGGAAGCGCGCTACAGGCGCATCAGCCGGGTCTCGCTGGGAGATGTCGTCCACCGGTCGGCGCTGCGCTGGCCGGAGAAGACGGCGCTCGTCGACGGGGCGCTCGAGTTCTCCTATACGGAGCTCGACCGGCGTTCGAGCGCGTTCGCGCACTACCTGCTCGCGCAAGGCCTCCCCCAGGGCGCGCGCATCGCCATGCTCTGCGGTAACTCCGCGCAGATGGTCACCGCGTTCATTGGCATCTACAAGGCGGGCCTCGTCTGGGTGCCGATCAACACCGGCCTCGCCGTGGATGCCGTCCGCTACATCCTCGAGCATGCCGGGGCGACGCACGTCGTCATCGACACCGAGTTCCTCGCGAAACCGGAGCTGCGGGCGATGCTCGACGCGCTCGGCACCCGGATCATCGTCTGTGTCCCCGAGGGGCAGGCCTCGCCGGGCAGGGACACGACCGCCTTCCTCGACACGCTCAAGGACCAGCACGACACCCCGCCGGAGGTGGACATCGAGAGCGGCCAGCTCGCCCAGCTCATGTACACGAGTGGAACCACCGGTCAGCAGAAGGGGGTCATGCACTCGCACGCGTCGGTGCACGCGGCGCTCAGCGGAAACCTGTTCGAGCTGGGGCTGCGGCCGAGCGACTCGGCCCTCTGCGTGCTCCCGATGTTCCACTGCGCGCAGCACGCCGTCTCGATGTCCTTCCTGCTCGCCGGCGCGACCATCGTCGTGCGGCGCGCCTTCGAGCCGGGCGCGATGCTCGCGACCATCGAGCAGCGCGGCATCACGTTCCTGATGGGCCTGCCGATCATGTACGCCGCGATGCTCGCGCACCCGGCACGTCCGACGACGAAGCTGTCCAGCCTGCGCCTGTGCCTCTACGTCATGGCACCGATGGCGCGCACGTTGCTCGTGGAGCTCATCGAGAAATTCTGCCCGGGAGGCTTCGCGCTCGCGTCGGGGCAGACGGAGATGTACCCGGCGACGACCCTGTTCAAGCCGGAGCAGCAGCTCAAGCGGTTCGGTTCCTACTGGGGCGACTCGGTCGTGACGAACGAGACGGCCATCATGGACGACGAAGGCCAGCTGCTCGGGCGCGGCGAAGTGGGAGAAATCGTCCATCGCGGGCCGAACGTGATGCTGGGCTACTACAAGGACCCGGAGGCGACCGCGCGCTCACGCGCGTTCGGCTGGCACCACACCGGTGACCTCGGCATGTTCGACGCCGACGGCCAGCTCCTCTTCGTGGACCGCAAGAAGGACATGATCAAGACCGGCGGCGAGAACGTCCCGTCCATCAAGGTCGAGGAGGTGCTCCTGCGTCACCCCGCTGTCCTCCAGGTCGCGATCGTGGGCCTGCCGCACCCGCGCTGGGCCGAGGCGGTCACCGGCTTCGTCGTGCTCAAGCCCGGCGCCTCCGCGACCGAGGCGGAAATCCTCGCCCACTGCCGCCAGCACCTCGGTGGGTTCGAGGTGCCGAAGTCCATCGTCCTGCTCGGGGCGATGCCGCAGACGACCACCGGCAAGGCGCAGAAGTTCGTGCTCCGGCAACGGTACGAACGGCACTACGCGGAACAGCCGTGA
- a CDS encoding PQQ-dependent sugar dehydrogenase: MNAMRAWGVAGLLGSGFLGCTHAETAPATRVTTATGTVELPAPYTTDSVRQFSKVVGWPEGKAPVAEGFTVSRYATGLVSPRNLYVTPNGDVLVAEANTELRGLMKLGAKLVGYSASQRTGPSANRITLLRDADHDGVPETRTVFLSGLNQPFGMWVLGDSFYVANTDALWRYPYRPGDTAITGEGKKILELPAGGYNNHWTRNLLGNPEGTKLYVSVGSGSNVGEHGLSNEVRRANVLELNPDGSGERIYASGLRNPVGLRFAPGTRVLWTAVNERDELGDELVPDYLTHVEDGGFYGWPFSYFGAHLDPRVKEQDPERVKRALVPDVPLGSHTASLGLAFNEGTMFPERFRGGAFIGQHGSWNRSKLSGYQVVFVPFSNGQPTGAPEPFLTGFIQDVDKREVHGRPVGVTFLPDGALLVADDAGDTVWRVSR; the protein is encoded by the coding sequence ATGAATGCAATGCGTGCATGGGGAGTGGCAGGGCTGCTGGGCAGTGGATTCCTGGGATGCACCCACGCGGAGACCGCACCCGCGACCCGGGTGACGACGGCGACGGGGACGGTGGAGTTGCCAGCTCCGTACACCACGGACTCGGTGCGCCAGTTCAGCAAGGTCGTGGGCTGGCCCGAGGGGAAGGCTCCAGTGGCCGAGGGCTTCACGGTGAGCCGCTACGCCACCGGGCTCGTCAGCCCGCGCAACCTCTACGTCACGCCCAATGGGGACGTGCTGGTGGCCGAGGCCAACACCGAGCTGCGCGGCTTGATGAAGCTCGGCGCGAAGCTGGTGGGCTATTCCGCCTCCCAGCGCACCGGGCCCAGCGCCAACCGCATCACGCTGCTGCGCGACGCGGACCACGACGGCGTACCGGAGACGCGCACGGTGTTCCTGTCTGGCCTGAACCAGCCCTTCGGCATGTGGGTGCTGGGAGACTCCTTCTACGTGGCCAACACGGATGCGCTCTGGCGCTACCCCTACCGGCCCGGGGACACCGCCATCACCGGCGAGGGAAAGAAGATCCTCGAGCTGCCCGCGGGCGGCTACAACAACCACTGGACGCGCAACCTCCTGGGCAACCCGGAGGGGACGAAGCTCTACGTGTCGGTGGGCTCGGGCAGCAACGTGGGGGAGCACGGCCTCTCCAACGAGGTCCGCCGCGCCAACGTGCTGGAGCTCAATCCGGATGGCTCGGGCGAGCGCATCTACGCCAGTGGCCTGCGCAACCCCGTGGGCCTGCGCTTCGCACCGGGCACGCGCGTGCTGTGGACCGCGGTGAACGAGCGAGACGAGCTGGGTGACGAGCTGGTGCCCGACTACCTCACCCACGTGGAGGACGGGGGCTTCTACGGCTGGCCCTTCAGCTACTTCGGTGCCCACCTCGACCCGCGCGTGAAGGAGCAGGACCCCGAGCGCGTGAAGCGCGCGCTCGTGCCGGACGTGCCGCTGGGCTCGCACACCGCCAGCCTGGGGCTCGCCTTCAACGAGGGGACGATGTTCCCCGAGCGCTTCCGCGGCGGGGCCTTCATCGGCCAGCACGGCTCGTGGAACCGCTCGAAGCTCTCCGGCTACCAGGTGGTCTTCGTTCCGTTCTCCAATGGCCAGCCCACCGGAGCGCCCGAGCCGTTCCTCACGGGCTTCATCCAGGACGTGGACAAGCGCGAGGTGCACGGCCGGCCCGTGGGCGTGACCTTCCTGCCGGATGGCGCACTCCTGGTGGCGGACGATGCCGGCGACACCGTGTGGCGGGTGAGCCGATAA